TCATATTCAACAAGGCAATTTATAGGATGTGTTTTTATTGAAACTAGTTTGTAATCCTTACGGAGTAAAATACCCAATTCCAAACCTTTAAGTGTATCACTTTGTACAACAAAAGATTGTGCGTAAGGTTTGCAATTAAATTTTGGCAAAATCAATTGGTTGAATTCTTCCAAAGACGCTCTATCTTCAATTTCTTGAAGCAATAATATATCCGGATTAACAGCTGCAATAACGCGTGCTTTGTTATCAGTAGCTTCAGGTCTAATTGGAGTGGTTTGCAATTCTATCCAACCATTCCATTTTGTGAGGTCGCTGGCCTTGGAATCGGTGGAATAGTTTAAGCCTTTCATATATAAAAAACCTGCTTTTCTACGCAGAACAGCATAAGGTCGCGGACTGGATTTTTCAAAACCTGTTAAAAAGGAGAGTTCCCGAATGCGGGTTTGATCTACTAAAGAAATGGAAGGTTTTCGCATTAAATCATCAAGCTCGTTTATCCAATCGGTTAAATTTTTTCCGAAAGGTTTTTCTAATAAGCTTTTATCGCGATGAAATAAATTCTGGACGTTAAAGGTTGCTATTTTCATGATATTTTGGTTTTATTTTCGTTTATCGTTTGTGTGCTTGTCAAAAGCAATGAGGTTGAATAATTGGCGCATTCTACTCCGTACTCTGTTTCCGTACAAATGTTCCAATTCCTCGGCATTCAAGTTTGTTGTGGCATGGGTTTTTATGTTGTGTTTTAGGAAAATTTCATATCGGGATAAGAGTATTTCTCCCATGACATTGCAATCTTTTCCATAATGCCTGCCAATGGGTTCAACACCCAGATCATCAAAACAAAAAAACTGACTATTACCATAATCTTCAATGGTTTTGTAGCCTACATGGTTAAACCCGAAAACGATGTTACGAGAAGGTACTACAATGTATGGACGTTGATGTGGGACAATGAATTTTAAAAGTCGCATCAAACTGGTTTTGCCACAACCAACTGGACCAGAAAGTAAGATGCCTTTGTTTGGATCGATATCATGTCGCTCGCAGTTCTCAATGTCTTTTATAAAATAATGGCAAAGTTTCATAATGACATTATGGTCTTCTTCGTATATTTTAAAATGCTTACCAAAGAGTAGTTTTCCTTTAGCATCCAGATAAATTAGTATTTTCTGAAAATCATAGGTAACAGCTTTTCCATCGAATGTACCAATGGAAAATTCTACACCACCTTCGGTTATTTTAGAGGGGTTGACCATAATCTTTGATTTTAGTGGTTTTAAGGTTGTCCTTGTTTTGAGACACTGCTTCAACCTTTTCTATTTCATTTGCTTTCAACATCCAATTTTCAGCGGTTGCGTGCCAGTTAACAATTTTTATTTTACCACCGAGTTTCCATCCAATAGATGTATAATGATTGTAGAATTTTTTACCTTCAATAGCAGTCCATTCTTTTTTTATAAAAAAATCTAAAACTTCATTTTCATTTTTAGGCAGCTTAGTTTTAATACTATTTTCTATTTGTTTATTAATGTTTATATTAGGTACTAATGCTTGTCCCACAGGTTGTTCATTGCTTGTCTCTGTACTTGTTTCACTACTTGTATTAAATTTGAGTATCTTAATTTGACTTCCTTTGTATGGATTATGCGATGGTAAATAGTGTATATATTTCCAATCATTCAAGTTTTTAAGACATCTGTGATATGTTGCCTTAGATCCTATTTTTCCCATTTTCATCACTTCTTCACGGTTTATGTAAAAGGTTTCTGGGAATCGATTGATATTCCAAAATTGAAAAAGCGCCATGTATAAGCTTATGTGTGTAGGATTCAGATTAGAATCCATAGCAAATTGCTGAAATATGGCGTTGAGATGTTTTATATAATTCATACATCTTTACTCAATTTTATTTGAACTCTATTTGCTATCATAACTTTCTGGATTTCATCGGCTTCATAAAAATTGATACCTCCCATTTTAGTGTGTGGAATTGTGCCATTCATTCTTAAATTTTGTAGAGTTCCAGCACTAATGCTCAGTAAATCCATGACTTCAGACGATTTTAAATACTTCTTTAATCCTGTACCTGATTGTTTTATCAGCAACTTTTTAATATCACTGAGTAATTCAATTTTAAAATCTCTTAGGTCGTCTGTAGTGATGATACTTGTTGGCATGATTGGATTTATTGCATTATTATTTATGATGGTATTTGACTTTCATTTAGCAAATTTGATAAGTTTTGATGGTCTTTAAGCAGTAGTTTAACCGTAGTCGGGTCAAAATTTAACAGTTTTAAAAATGATGGATTTTGCTGGGTTTTGAGGTCCTTTATAAACTATTTAATTTGAATAAAGGAAAAAACCGCAAAGAAAATAGCGATTACAGGAGGTATACCCGACTATGGTGATTTTGAAGTATTAATCCTCAGAATTATTTATGTATGTAAGTAGGCCTTGCGATAGGTCATCTAAAAATTTTGTACGACTCATTTTCCTTGTTTTTATTTCGGCAAATGTTTTGTAACAATCCCCAATTTCAAAATGTAAAACTCCTTCAAGAACTTTAGCAATCTCCTTGATATCAGATTTGCCATTATTGATGACTCTACAGTGATGTAGTGCATAAATTAATTCAGTTAAATCTGTTTTTGTTGAAGTCCATTGTAGTTCCACCTCATTCGTCACCTTTAAATCGTTGTAGTGTTTTGATTTTTTAGAGTTAACTAATCTGTTTTGGAGGTAAGAAATAAAATTATTATATGCTGTGAGTTTACCTAATAACATATCATATGGTGTACAGAAATCTGGATCTTGGAAGTAGAATTTTGAAGAAGTAATAGGAAGATTATCAAAATAATCCCTTGTAAAGTATTGCTTGTCAAGATGTGTTTGGTTTGACTTTATATATTGTGCAAAGTCCATATTGTACAGAAAAAAACGATTTAGTTTGCTCATTTTCTTTTTTACATATTTTCGTTGTTGGTTTAAATCTACTTTTGGAAATTGAATTTCGAAAGAACGGATTTCTGAGTAATAGATAAGTTGAGTCAAGGGAGTCTGTTTTGTTCTTTTGAAAAACTCAATTTCTTTATCAATTGATTGAAATCCGTTTTTAACAACTTCTTTTTTGTAGTTATTTAGATAATTTCGGCAGATAATAATTGATTGATTGGAACGGTCAACAATGTTATTGGATTCATATTTTACATCATCCAATTTCTTAATAAGTTCTTTATTGTTTTTTTCAAAATCCATTGCGATAAACTAATGCAGAAATAGTAATTAGTGAGAGGAGTTTGAAATTTATATGACCATTATAGGTGAAGGAAATGAGAGAAACAAATTTCGTTCATTTTATAGGCTTCAATTGATTCGGTTTATTTTGGATTCACTATTTCTTAGAACAATTTGTTAAAAATATCAATAAAATCAAATCAAAACCTGTGTATTTTGTGTGTATTTTAAATGTGAATTTTCTTCACATTTATTAATTATTTACTATTTTCTAAATTTTTTCATCAAGCCTTCTCTATTAGAAACCTTTGATTTTATAAAGATATTAGAGGCATGTTTTCTAACTGTACCATAAGAGATAAACATGTTTTCAGATATTTTTTTATAACTAGCTCCTTTGATGATTTGGATAGCAATTTCATTTTCTCTGTTCGTAAAATTGTATTCTTCACCAATATTCCGTTTTAAAATATAAGAGTTTTTTAATCTATATATATAACTGTTTACTTCCATAGTTGTAACTAAAAAAAAGGCCATGGTTACTAATGGTTGGGTTACGGGTTGAAAATCTCCAAAGTAGGTTAGTAATGGCAAAAGAATTATAGATAGTATAGAAGTTAAACCTAAATAGGTTTGTATTTTGAAGTAACGCTGGCGCTTTACTTCTTTTTTGATAGTCATAAAAAAGTAAATAAGGAATGTGACGGATAAGAATATTGGAATAATCAAGAATAGACTTCTAGCAAAATCAAGAGACTTAGTATAATAATAAGGTACGATGAAAAGAAATAAAAAACACAATGATAAAGCAACTGCAAGGTTTTTAATTTTGAAAAATGAATTCGGAGTTATTATATTAAATTCCTGATATAAATACCATACAAGATAGATACACATAAAAATTGATATGCTATAAGTGGCAATGTATTGAAAAAATAATGGACCGGGCAATGATTCATTGGGCAATAAGCCATTCAGCAAATTATATAGTAAAAAGAGGATAGCTAGATATAGATATCTGTAAGATGTCCTATTTGCTTTTTTCTTGTTTAATGAAATTTTGAATATTTGATAGATGATTATAATACTAATAACAATGCACATGAAAAGTACAATCCAATGCATTGATGAGGAATATTCATACTCTGGGGTATAATGATATTTTTTTTGTATAATAATCATTAAAGTGTTCAATTACAAAATATTAATATAATATTTTATTTGCAATTAAAGAAGTTTTATCTTAGTATTAAATAAAAACACCATGATGCTTTCAAAAAAATATCCTCTAGGTTTTTACCCAACGCCATTGGAGAAGATGGAAAACTTATCAAAAAAATATCCTGATTATAATTTATATATCAAGCGCGATGACAATTCTGGATTAGCGTCTGGAGGTAACAAGGTAAGGAAACTACAATTTTTTATTTATGAAGCCTTGGATAAAGGATATGATACAATCATTACGGCAGGAGCTCAACAATCCAACCATTGTAGGCAAGCCGCAGCAGCATGTGCAAAGTCAGGTTTAGAATGCCATTTATTGTTAGGTGGCAATAAACCAGAAAATTACACAGGTAATTTATTGCTTTCCCATTTACTGGGTGCCAATATCCATTTTACTGGTGACAATAGAAAGGGTGAAGATTTATTTTCTTTAAAGCAAAAATTAGAGGAACAAAATAAAAAAGTCTATGTAGTACCGTATGGAGGCTCAAATTTACTTGGCGCTTATGGGTTTGTAGATGCTGTAAAAGAGTTAAAAAAACAACTATCCGACTTGAACTTGAAGATGGATTATATATTCTTTGCTTCTAGTTCTGGTGGAACGCAGGCTGGACTCAAACTTGGAACAGATTTATATGGACTTGATGTAAAGTTAATGCCCATAAGTATTGATAAATTGGGTTACGGAGATGTAACATTAGATAAAGCCGTACTGGAACTATTGCTTGAAGGACAGAAAACATTGGGTATTGAAAAAGCATACACAATTGAAGATGCGACACTAATTAGAGGCTATGATTCAGAGGGATATGGCGTTGTAACGTCAAATGAAAAAAATGCAATAAAAGAATTAGCCCATAGCGAAGGTATTTTACTTGATCCAGTTTATTCGGGAAGGGCATTTTATGGGATGTTGGATCATCTCGAAAACAAAAAATTAAAAAAGAATTCCAATGTTCTTTTTTGGCATACAGGAGGTTTACCAGCTAATTTTTTCTATTCTAAAGACTTAATATAAGAAAATAATAAGAGTTTAATAGAATTTGATATGATTTGTGCATGTTTGGTATAACAGCGTAAAAAAGAGCAAAATGTTTTAGCTATGTTTTAGCAAATAAAAAAGTCAAGAAATTTTTTTCTTGACTTTCCTTTGTTTATCTTGTAGCGAGAGGGGGGCACGATCCCCCGACCTCCGGGTTATGAATCCGACGCTCTAACCAGCTGAGCTACCTCGCCATAATTTGAGGCTGCAAATATAAAAACATTATTGTTGTACGCAAACAATACTAAGGGAAAATATTATTAAAATTATTGTTATACTTATCAATTTATGTATATATTGGCAACATAAACTTAAAGTACTTTATGGACGATAAAATTAAATTTGATATAGAATTCCCAATTCAAGCATCTCCTCAACTGTTATATCAATACATATCTACACCGTCTGGTTTATCCGAATGGTTTTCAGATAATGTAAATTCTAGAGGCGAGCTGTTTACTTTTATTTGGGATGATAGTGAAGAACAAGCTAAATTGTTAAGCAAAAAAAGTGGCGAGCGTGTTAAATTTAGATGGATTGATGACGAAGAAGAGGGGTTACAATGCTATTTTGAAATTAGAATTCAAGTAGATGAAATAACTAAAGATGTATCATTAATGGTTACAGATTTTGCTGAAGAAGATGAAGTTGACGAGTCTAAAATGCTTTGGGTGAATCAAATTTCTAGTTTAAAACAAGTATTAGGTTCAGCTTAAAAATATAAATATATTTTAAAGTATATTTGCCCACTCTTAATTAATGATAAGAATGGGCTTTTTTTATGACAAATTTTAACGAAAATATCTTAGACAACAATACACTATTATCTATTCAAAACAGAGGTTTTACATATGGTGATGCGCTTTTTGAAACTATTAAAATATCCAATGGTAAGTTGTTGTTTTGGGAAGATCATTATTTTAGGTTGATGGCATCTATGCGAATTATGCGCATGGAAATTCCTATGAAATTTACCATGGAATTTTTAGAAGCTCAAATACAAAAAACTTTAGATTCTAATCAATTAGGTAATAAGTCTTCAAGAATTAAGTTAACCGTTTTTAGAAACGAAGGAGGCTTGTATTTACCCAATACAAACGATGTGAGTTTCCTTATTACTGTAAAAGCTATTGAACATGATTTATATGTACACAATGAAGGTTTTTACGAAGTAGATTTGTTTAAAGATTTTTATGTATCACCAAGTTTATTGTCAACTTTAAAAAGCAATAATAAAGCGTTAAATGTTGTTGGAAGCATTTATGCTAAAGAAAATAAGTTACACAACTGTTTTGTTTTAAATACCGATAAAAAAATTGTGGAAGCGCTTAACGGAAATGTTTTTTTAGTAAAAGGAAATATTATAAAAACGCCACCAGTTAATGAAGGCTGTTTAAAAGGCGTTATGCGAAAACAAATTATTGAATTAATAAATGGTATTCCAGAATATGAATTGGTTGAAGATTCTATATCACCTTTTGAACTTCAAAAGGCTGATGAAATTTTTATAACAAATGTTATTGTAGGGATACAGTCTGTAACAAAATATAGAAAAAAGACGTTTACAAACGAAGTCGCTATAAATTTATTACAGAAATTAAATATAAAAATAAGATTAAATTAATTAAAACTTGGATTTTCTGGTGCATTAGACCAAATACTATACTCGCCACCAAATTCTAGCATTTTTTCTTTCCAAAAGGTTTCATAATCCTTTTCTATAATATTCTTTTTATAAATATTTTCTGTTACAACCCAAGAATTCGCTTTTAGCTCTTCTTTTAATTGATTGGTATCCCAACCCGAATACCCTAGAAAAAAACGAATATCATTTTCTTTTATGGTATTGTTGGCAATTTGTTCGGCAACTTTACTAAAATCACCACCCCAAAAAATACCTAAAGAAATTTCTATACTGTCAGGTATTAAATGTGGTATTTTATGAATAAAATACAAATTATCCTGTTCTACAGGACCGCCATTATACACTTTAAAAGTAGCGTCTACTTCTGGTACTAAGTCATTAATAGTGTATTCTAAAGGTTTATTTAATATGAAGCCTATAGATCCTTCTTCGGTGTGATCTGCTAATAAAACAATAGAGCGGTTAAAAGAAACATCGCCAATTATTGCAGGTTCTGCGATTAGTAAATCACCTTTTTTAGGTTTTGATGTTACCATAATTTTGAGGAATTAGTAACTAAATCTAGCATTTATTTATTTAATAAGCAACTGTTTTGCTAATATTAAATAAAAAAGCCTTCAATAACTTGAAGGCTTTTTTTGAATTATTAAGAAGTAAATCTTAGTTTACTGCACTTGATAAATCTGATCCAGCTTTAAACTTAACAACGTTTTTAGCTTTAATTTTTATAGTAGCACCAGTTTGAGGGTTTCTTCCTTCTCTTGCAGCTCTTTTAGATACTGACCAAGATCCAAATCCTACTAAAGAAACTCTGTTACCTTTTTGTAAAGCTCCTTCAATTTCAATGATTGCACACTCTAAAGCTTTTTTTGCAGCTGCTTTAGTGATTCCTGCGTGTTCTGCCATTGCGTCGATTAAATCTGTTTTGTTCATAATGTAAAATTTAATTATTAATAAATTGGTTAAACATTTTTGTTAAATCCTACTACAAATTTATACGGATTATGCAACCATGCAAGTAATAGCAAGGGAAATACCTAGTATTGTTGATAACTTACTGCTTTTGTTAATAAAGGCAGTGTATTTTGTCGAGTTTTTTAATATATCAGTGTTAATAAGGGTTTAGAGCATTTTTGCGTCTGCTGCAAATGCATACCCATTTAATAGCGATTTTATATCCATCATTTTTTTTCCTGGAAGCTTAATTTCTTCAATAATTATGTAACCATTTGTTACTGCTACTTTTAATTCTTTTTTCGTAGATATAATACTACCAATAGCGGAGTCATGATTAGAATACTCTTTTCTAGCAGCATAAATTTTAATATCTAATTCATCTTTTCCATTAATTAGTGTACACCAAGCAGCAGGGTACGGACTTAATCCACGAATCATATTATATATATTGTCTATGGTATCGGTCCAGTTAATTTTACAATTGTCTTTGTTAAGTTTGTTAGCCGTTTTAGTTTCAGTAGTTTCTTGTTGCGGTGTTGTTTTTACAGATCCTTTTTCAATTAAAGCTACGGTCTTTAAAACAAGTTTACTTCCAAGTAGCATTAATTTATCATGCAGGCTTCCTGCATTTTCTTCTGAATCAATTAAAATATCTTCTTGTAAAATCATTTCTCCCGTATCAATTTTTTCATCAATAAAGAATGTTGAAACTCCCGTTTTTGTTTCTCCATTTATAATAGCCCAATTAATTGGAGCAGCACCACGGTAGTCTGGAAGTAATGAAGCATGTAAATTGAATGTACCATATTCGGGCATTTGCCAAACAGCTTTTGGTAACATTCTAAAAGCGACTACAATTTGAAGATTAGCATTTAGCGCTTTTAAAGCTTCTAAAAAATCTTCGTTTTTTAAATTTGTGGGTTGTAATATATGTAAGTTTTGAGATTTTGCATATTGTTTAACGG
The nucleotide sequence above comes from Flavobacteriaceae bacterium HL-DH10. Encoded proteins:
- a CDS encoding aminotransferase class IV, translating into MTNFNENILDNNTLLSIQNRGFTYGDALFETIKISNGKLLFWEDHYFRLMASMRIMRMEIPMKFTMEFLEAQIQKTLDSNQLGNKSSRIKLTVFRNEGGLYLPNTNDVSFLITVKAIEHDLYVHNEGFYEVDLFKDFYVSPSLLSTLKSNNKALNVVGSIYAKENKLHNCFVLNTDKKIVEALNGNVFLVKGNIIKTPPVNEGCLKGVMRKQIIELINGIPEYELVEDSISPFELQKADEIFITNVIVGIQSVTKYRKKTFTNEVAINLLQKLNIKIRLN
- a CDS encoding RteC domain-containing protein → MDFEKNNKELIKKLDDVKYESNNIVDRSNQSIIICRNYLNNYKKEVVKNGFQSIDKEIEFFKRTKQTPLTQLIYYSEIRSFEIQFPKVDLNQQRKYVKKKMSKLNRFFLYNMDFAQYIKSNQTHLDKQYFTRDYFDNLPITSSKFYFQDPDFCTPYDMLLGKLTAYNNFISYLQNRLVNSKKSKHYNDLKVTNEVELQWTSTKTDLTELIYALHHCRVINNGKSDIKEIAKVLEGVLHFEIGDCYKTFAEIKTRKMSRTKFLDDLSQGLLTYINNSED
- a CDS encoding helix-turn-helix transcriptional regulator, with the protein product MTIKKEVKRQRYFKIQTYLGLTSILSIILLPLLTYFGDFQPVTQPLVTMAFFLVTTMEVNSYIYRLKNSYILKRNIGEEYNFTNRENEIAIQIIKGASYKKISENMFISYGTVRKHASNIFIKSKVSNREGLMKKFRK
- a CDS encoding D-cysteine desulfhydrase family protein, encoding MMLSKKYPLGFYPTPLEKMENLSKKYPDYNLYIKRDDNSGLASGGNKVRKLQFFIYEALDKGYDTIITAGAQQSNHCRQAAAACAKSGLECHLLLGGNKPENYTGNLLLSHLLGANIHFTGDNRKGEDLFSLKQKLEEQNKKVYVVPYGGSNLLGAYGFVDAVKELKKQLSDLNLKMDYIFFASSSGGTQAGLKLGTDLYGLDVKLMPISIDKLGYGDVTLDKAVLELLLEGQKTLGIEKAYTIEDATLIRGYDSEGYGVVTSNEKNAIKELAHSEGILLDPVYSGRAFYGMLDHLENKKLKKNSNVLFWHTGGLPANFFYSKDLI
- a CDS encoding ATPase, with the protein product MVNPSKITEGGVEFSIGTFDGKAVTYDFQKILIYLDAKGKLLFGKHFKIYEEDHNVIMKLCHYFIKDIENCERHDIDPNKGILLSGPVGCGKTSLMRLLKFIVPHQRPYIVVPSRNIVFGFNHVGYKTIEDYGNSQFFCFDDLGVEPIGRHYGKDCNVMGEILLSRYEIFLKHNIKTHATTNLNAEELEHLYGNRVRSRMRQLFNLIAFDKHTNDKRK
- a CDS encoding HU family DNA-binding protein, which produces MNKTDLIDAMAEHAGITKAAAKKALECAIIEIEGALQKGNRVSLVGFGSWSVSKRAAREGRNPQTGATIKIKAKNVVKFKAGSDLSSAVN
- a CDS encoding START-like domain-containing protein yields the protein MDDKIKFDIEFPIQASPQLLYQYISTPSGLSEWFSDNVNSRGELFTFIWDDSEEQAKLLSKKSGERVKFRWIDDEEEGLQCYFEIRIQVDEITKDVSLMVTDFAEEDEVDESKMLWVNQISSLKQVLGSA
- a CDS encoding helix-turn-helix domain-containing protein, which produces MPTSIITTDDLRDFKIELLSDIKKLLIKQSGTGLKKYLKSSEVMDLLSISAGTLQNLRMNGTIPHTKMGGINFYEADEIQKVMIANRVQIKLSKDV
- a CDS encoding YqgE/AlgH family protein is translated as MVTSKPKKGDLLIAEPAIIGDVSFNRSIVLLADHTEEGSIGFILNKPLEYTINDLVPEVDATFKVYNGGPVEQDNLYFIHKIPHLIPDSIEISLGIFWGGDFSKVAEQIANNTIKENDIRFFLGYSGWDTNQLKEELKANSWVVTENIYKKNIIEKDYETFWKEKMLEFGGEYSIWSNAPENPSFN
- the fmt gene encoding methionyl-tRNA formyltransferase, with amino-acid sequence MKDLRIVFMGTPEFAVTTLKALVENQYNIVGVITAPDKPAGRGRKLNESAVKQYAKSQNLHILQPTNLKNEDFLEALKALNANLQIVVAFRMLPKAVWQMPEYGTFNLHASLLPDYRGAAPINWAIINGETKTGVSTFFIDEKIDTGEMILQEDILIDSEENAGSLHDKLMLLGSKLVLKTVALIEKGSVKTTPQQETTETKTANKLNKDNCKINWTDTIDNIYNMIRGLSPYPAAWCTLINGKDELDIKIYAARKEYSNHDSAIGSIISTKKELKVAVTNGYIIIEEIKLPGKKMMDIKSLLNGYAFAADAKML